Proteins encoded together in one Mastomys coucha isolate ucsf_1 unplaced genomic scaffold, UCSF_Mcou_1 pScaffold16, whole genome shotgun sequence window:
- the Gpr61 gene encoding G-protein coupled receptor 61 translates to MESSPIPQSSGNSSTLGRALQTPGPSTASGVPELGLRDVASESVALFFMLLLDLTAVAGNAAVMAVIAKTPALRKFVFVFHLCLVDLLAALTLMPLAMLSSSALFDHALFGEVACRLYLFLSICFVSLAILSVSAINVERYYYVVHPMRYEVRMTLGLVASVLVGVWVKALAMASVPLLGRVYWEEGAPSVNPGCSLQWSHSAYCQLFVVVFAVLYFLLPLILIFVVYCSMFRVARVAAMQHGPLPTWMETPRQRSESLSSRSTMVTSSGAHQTTPHRTFGGGKAAVVLLAVGGQFLLCWLPYFSFHLYVALSAQPISTGQVESVVTWIGYFCFTSNPFFYGCLNRQIRGELSKQFVCFFKAAPEEELRLPSREGSIEENFLQFLQGTSENWVSRPLPSPKREPPPAVDFRIPGQIAEETSEFLEQQLTSDIIMSDSYLRPAPSPRLES, encoded by the coding sequence ATGGAGTCCTCACCCATCCCTCAGTCATCAGGAAACTCGTCTACTTTGGGAAGGGCCCTTCAAACCCCAGGTCCCTCTACTGCCAGCGGGGTTCCAGAGCTGGGACTACGGGACGTGGCTTCAGAATCCGTGGCCCTCTTCTTCATGCTCCTGTTGGACCTCACTGCTGTGGCGGGCAATGCTGCTGTGATGGCTGTTATTGCCAAGACACCCGCCCTCcgaaaatttgtttttgtcttccatCTCTGTCTGGTGGACCTGCTGGCTGCCCTGACCCTCATGCCGCTGGCCATGCTCTCCAGCTCGGCCCTCTTTGACCATGCCCTCTTTGGGGAGGTGGCCTGCCGCCTCTACCTGTTCCTGAGCATTTGCTTTGTCAGCCTGGCCATCCTTTCGGTGTCTGCCATTAATGTGGAGCGCTACTATTATGTAGTCCACCCCATGCGCTACGAGGTGCGCATGACACTAGGGCTGGTGGCCTCCGTGCTGGTGGGCGTGTGGGTGAAGGCCCTGGCCATGGCTTCTGTGCCGCTGTTGGGAAGGGTCTACTGGGAAGAAGGAGCTCCCAGTGTTAACCCTGGCTGTTCTCTCCAATGGAGCCATAGTGCCTACTGCCAGCTTTTTGTGGTGGTCTTTGCCGTTCTTTACTTCTTGCTGCCCTTGATCCTGATCTTTGTGGTCTACTGCAGCATGTTTCGAGTGGCTCGCGTGGCTGCCATGCAACACGGGCCGCTGCCCACGTGGATGGAGACGCCCCGGCAACGGTCTGAGTCTCTCAGTAGCCGCTCTACGATGGTTACCAGCTCCGGGGCTCACCAGACCACCCCACACCGGACGTTTGGGGGTGGGAAGGCAGCAGTGGTCCTCCTGGCTGTAGGGGGACagtttttgctttgttggttGCCCTacttctctttccatctctacGTTGCCCTGAGCGCTCAGCCCATTTCAACAGGACAGGTGGAGAGTGTGGTGACCTGGATTGGCTACTTTTGCTTCACTTCCAACCCTTTTTTCTACGGATGTCTAAACCGTCAGATCCGGGGCGAGCTTAGCAAACAGTTTGTCTGCTTCTTCAAGGCAGCTCCAGAGGAGGAGCTGAGGCTGCCTAGTCGGGAGGGCTCCATTGAGGAGAATTTCCTGCAGTTTCTCCAGGGGACCTCGGAGAACTGGGTTTCTCGGCCCCTACCCAGCCCTAAGCGGGAGCCACCCCCTGCTGTTGACTTTCGAATCCCAGGCCAGATTGCAGAGGAGACCTCAGAGTTCCTGGAGCAGCAACTCACCAGTGACATCATCATGTCGGACAGCTACCTCCGTCCCGCCCCCTCACCAAGGCTGGAGTCCTGA